The Pirellulales bacterium genome contains the following window.
GCTGAGGGCCTGCTGCGCCTTGGCGATCGCCTGGTCGTATTCCTCGTTGAACTTTTTCCGCTTTTGAATGCTCGCTTCGCGCGCCGAATCCATACGGTCTTCGATGCGCGAGAGCACGCGATGCTGCGGGCGGCGCTTGCGAATCTCGATGAAGCGGTCATCGCCCGCCAGCTCGTCGAGCGTGTTCAAGACGAAGGTTACGTCATCGGCATTCAGATTCAATTCGCGGTCAGGATCGTTCCCCTGGGCCCGCAGCTCGAAAAAGTCGCGGTACAAAGGATCGATATCCGCCACCAGCACGACGTTGATCTCTGGCACTTTCGCCGCTGCATCCTTGTCGGCCCCGTCGGCCTGCGGCGGCGCGTTGGGTTTTCCATGAATGCGGGCCGCGATCGTGTATTCCTGTCCGGTGCCGATCCAGCGGCGGTTGGGATTCAATCCGCCGCCCGAGCCAAAGAAGGCCGGCATGAGGATCTGATCATAGGCCACGGTGCCGGTCTTGGTGCCGGTCTTGACCAGCTCCTCGAATTCCAACGGCGAGGCGTTCAGCTTCTGCACGTAGCCCGGGAAGGCAAACAAGAGCATTTGCAGGCCCGAGGTAATTGCGTCCTGTTGATCGAAAACGCGATTGGCGTCCAAACCAGTGTCGACGAATACGAACTCGATCGGAAACTCGAGGAACTTCTTGAAGGGGTTGTAGTCCTGCCATACGACCTGCGCGGCCGAGAAATCGACCCCCAGCAGGTCCCACAGCGGTTGAATATTTCCCTTCGGCATCGGCCGCTGCTGCATGCCCATCATGCCGCCGGCCGGCTGCTTCTCGGCGCTGGTGGCCGGCACGCCGTGGGCCAACAGAGGAAAGGGATCTTCGAAGATCGCCGTGGGCTGACCGCGCCGCACGACGTCGATGAAATTGTTCATCTGCTCCTGCCCTAACGACGAAGGCTGCACGGCCAGAAGCGCATCGTACGTTTCGTTGATCGGCGCGTCGGCGCTGACCTGCACCACGTCGTATTGCTTCTTCAATTCCTCGATCAGCGGTTCTTCGGGCGTGGGACGGAACGTCTGCTGATCGAAACCGCCGAAGAGCTTGGCGTCGGTTGTCAATACACCGATCCGCTTGCGCTTCTGCTGGCTGACGGTACACACCGAACGGGCCAGCTCGTATTCGACCGGGATGCCGCGATTGACGAACGGAATCACCACCTTGTTCAAGCCCGACGTGCATGCCAGGCCCAGATAAATCTCGTCTTCGGTAATAGCGCCTCGAGCCCGCGAGAGCACGCGCCGGCCGACGATACCGAACTGCTGCTCGGCGCGGTCGGCGTTTTCGCTCAACGGCTCGGTGTCATGGATGTTGACGATGATCTTGCTGCGGTTGGCGGCCTCGAACTCGCGCAGGGCGGACAACAGGTTCAAGCGCGTCTCGACGTACGACTCGGGCACCGTGGGACTGATGTAAGCGTCGATCTGCACGGGATGCTTGGGATCGAGATCCTTGATCAAGGCGCGGGTCTTGGGCGACAGGCTGCTGAGCTCCTCGCTGCTGATATCCAAACGGCGATCGAAGCGCTGGCTGATCAGCACAATACCAGCGGCGGCCAAAACGAGCGACACGGCGCGCACGAAGTAATGACCGCTCATCGACTTACCGTCCTTGCCCCCCTGCCAGTGGCGGCGGCCGATCAAGAGCATGCTCAGGTAGAGCATCGCCACGACGATCAGCAGGAAGAAGCCGACGCTCGACAGACTGATCACGCCGCGGCCGAAATCGCGAAATTGGCTCGCCAGGCTCCAACCCTTTACCGCTTGCGCCAACTTCGGCGGCATGATGACTTCGGCCGACGAGGCAAAGGCCAAGGGTGCATTGAAGAGCGCGCCCAAAACGAAGCCCACTGTCAGGTTGCCGGTCAAGAAACTGGCCACCATACCGACGGCCAGCATTGCCAGTCCCACGAACCAATAACCGACGTAAGTGGCAGTGAAAAGCCCCAGGTCGGGCGATCCAAGTCGGGCCAGCACCACGAAATTGCAGAACAGCGAAAAGAGCAAGGCCACGGAGAAAATCGCCACCGACGCCAGGTACTTGCCCAGCACCACGTCCAGGTCGTTGGCCGGGATGGTCAGCAGCAGCTCATCGGTCCCCTGCCGCCGCTCCTCGGCCCAGATGCTCATCGTGATGGCCGGAATGAAGACCAGCAGGATGTAAGGCAGGTATTTATTTAGTTGATCGAGGTTCGCCAGGTTCGAGTTGAAGAACTCGTTCGGCCAAAAGGCCGCGAACGAGCTCAACAGCACGTAAACGCAGATGAACACATAACCCGTCGGGTTAGCGAAGTAACTGAAAAAATTCCGCCGAAAAATGGCGCTGATGACGTTGAGATTCATGGGCAGTGCAAACCACGAAAAAGTTTTGCGATCGCTCCGAAGCTGGCGGAGCACGGGATTCGAGTTCTCAGGCAACCGGCCGTCGCCATGACCACCAACCGGGCCGACGCGCCGGCCGTACCGTTACGCTTCGCTTGTGGTCAACTCATGGAAATGTTCGTCGAGCGGCTTGCCGTCGCTCGTCAGGTCGGCGGGGGTTCCGTCGTAGCGGAGCCGTCCCTCGTCGATGAACAGCACCCGGCTGCACATCGCGTCGACCTCTTGAAGAATGTGTGTCGATAGCAGGATCGTCTTGTTCTCGCCCAGCCGGCGGATTGTTTCGCGCACTTCGCGAATCTGGTTCGGATCGAGACCGGCCGTGGGCTCGTCGAGGATCAGCACGTCCGGCTCGTGCAACAGCACCTGGGCCATGCCCACGCGTTGCCGGTACCCCTTGGATAGCTTGCCGATGGCCTTCCCGATCACGGCACCCAGGGCACATTGATCGATGACAGCCGCGATGCGCTCGCGCTTATGCGCGGCGCTTAGACCGCGCGCATCGGCGAAAAACTCCAGGAGCGTCCGGGGAGTCATGTCCGGGTACAGCGGGCCGTTCTCCGGCAAATACCCCAGACGTGCCGCACCGGCCAACCGATCGGTCGCCATATCGTGTCCGGCGATCCGGGCCGAGCCGGCCGAAGGGGCCAGGTATCCGGTGAGCAGCTTCATGGTCGTGCTTTTGCCGGCCCCATTGGGACCCAGAAAAGCCACGACCTCGCCCTGATGGATTTTGAAAGTGACGTCGCGGGTGGCGGCGAAATCGCCGTAGAACTTGGACAGCCCCAGGGCCTCGATCATGGCCGGGCCTGGCTGCCCTTTCGTGGGCGATTGACTCATTATCAAGTTTCTCCCTGCCAACAGGTTACGAAACAAGTTCGGCGGCCGCAGCCTGGGCCCGCCGGAAACCGGCCATTCCTCGGCCGGCGGACCCCCTCCGCGAGGGTCGCTAAAGAAGTTAATGCCCCCCTACTCCTGTGTCCATACCTACGGGCGCCGCGTGGCGACGGTTCGCCGGCACGAGCACGCTCGGTGGCACCAGAAGAGTAGCTCGCGAAGCGCGGCCGCGCCCGGGCGCGGGCGGCTTGTAACGCTACTGTCGGCGGAAGGATATGTGCCGACGCCAACGCTCGTTGTCGGTCTTAGGAAAGTCCGTGCGCAGGTGTACGCCCCGGCTTTCGTCGCGCGCTAGTGCCGCCCCGGTCATCAACCGCGCCACGCACAGCATGTTCTGCAATTGCCAGCCCGACGGATCGGCAAATTGCCGGTTCAGGACGTAGCCGCACCAGCGATCGATCATCTGGGCGGCCTCGGCCAGCCCGGTGCGATCGCGGCGGACGCCGACCTCGCGCCACATCAGGCTCTTCAGCGAATTGCGAATGTCGGCCAGGTCCAACGGTTCTCCCACGTCGGACACCGCGGCATTCGCCAGCGGCACTGCGCGGTAGTCATCTCCAATCGCCGCGGCGGCGCGCGAAGCGCCTTCGCCGGCATGGGCACCATAGACAAGCCCTTCGAGCAGGCTGTTCGATGCCAGGCGATTCGCGCCGTGCAGGCCGCTCGACGTGACCTCGCCGGCAGCCCACAGGCCGGGCAGGGTGGTGCGGCCTTCGTGATCGACCGTCACACCGCCGATCATGTAGTGCGCACCAGGGCGCACCGGAATCGGATCGCGCGTAATGTCGATGCCGAACTCGGCACACACCGCGGCGATACCGGGAAAGCGCGTTCGCACTCGTTTTGGGTCGAGATGCGACAGATCCAGATAAACATTCGGATGCCGCGTCTTTTCCATCTGCGTCACGATCGCGCGGCTCACCACGTCGCGCGGCGCGAGCTCGACCCGATCGTCGTACTCGGGCATGAACCGGACGCCGTTGCGATCGACCAACAGCGCGCCTTCGCCGCGCATGGCTTCGGTAATCAGGTTGCGGCTGCTGCCGGCGATGTACAGGACCGTGGGATGGAATTGCATGAATTCCATGTCGCGCAGCTCGGCCCCGGCGCGATAAGCCAAGGCATGGCCGTCGCCCGTGGCGACTTCGGGATTCGTGGTCTCGCGATAGACCTGTCCTGCGCCGCCGGTGGCCAGGATCGTCTGCTTGGCCCACACCAACGTCTTGCCGTGCGATTCGTTCCACACGAGCGCCCCGCGGCACGCGCCGTCGCTGGTCAAGAGATCGAGCGTGCAGGTGTTCTGCCAGGTTTCGAGATTCGGAAGGCTGTTTACGCGTTCGATCACGGCGCGCATCACTTCGCGCCCTGTCGCGTCGCCCAGCGCATGTACGATGCGATCGTGGCTGTGGCCTCCTTCGCGTCCGAGGGCCAGGGCACCCGATTCCTCGTCGAACTTTGCACCCCAGGCGATCAGCTCGTGAATTCGCTCGGGCGCTTCGCGCACCACCATCTCGACGACGCCTTCATCGCACAGGTCGCCGCCGGCACGCAAAGTATCCGCCACGTGATTCTCGAACCGGTCCTCCGGATCCAAGACGCCGGCGATACCCCCTTGCGCGTAATTACTGTTCGACTGCCGGATGCTGTCCTTGGTGATCACCAGCACGCTCAGCCGCGGATCGGCCGCCAACGCCGCGCGCAAACCGGCCAGACCACCACCGATGATCAGCAAGTCGGTAAAGTGGTGCGGCACCCGCTTGGGGTGAAAAGGCACCAGGTAACGGGGCGTGGGATCAGCCATCGCGAAGCCGACAGAATTCTTGAAAGCGACGATTGCTCGGCCGAAGGGGAGGGCTCGTCGACATGACAAGCCTGCAACTACCTACTTCCCGTCGGGCCGCGCGCCCTTGGCCGTTCCGGTAGTATACGCCCTGTATTGATCGGCGTATTCGGGGGGCGGTTCGCTACGGCGTGACTCGCGCACGCTGGGCGAGCGGGCCTCGTGCGTCTGGCCTCCCTTGAGCGTCGTCCCCCGCGGACGCAGCCCCAGGCTCTTCATCTTCTCTTCCATGTTCTTGCGCGTGGCCGGGTCGGCGCTATCGGCCTGCTTCTTGAAGCGCTCCCATTGATCGACGAAGCGGCGCATGTCGTCGGGCGTCCACTTGAGCTCATCAAGCAACTTCTGGTCTGGCTTGCCCTTGGCCAGTTGATCCTTGAGATACTCGATCGCCAGGTCCGTGGCTTTCTTCGTGTATTCGAGGTTCGCTTCGTCCTCGCCGGTTTCGGGACGTGCTGGCGGCGGGCCGGTCGGTTCCTCGGCGTCGGGCCCGGCCAGACCGCCACCACCCGTCGGGCGACCGGCGCCTGGCGTCTGATTGTTTCTCTGGCCGGCGCCGCCATCGCGCGATGCCTGGCCCCCCGGCTGCTGGCCGCTGCCGTCTTGGTTGGATGATTGGTGCGAGCCCTGCCCCTTTTGGCCGCTCGAGGCGCCGTTGTTGGCACCCTGGTCTTGTTGTTGGTTGCCGCCGCTGTTGGAGGTTTCACCCTTACCCTGCTGGTCGGCCTTGCCGCCTCCTTCGTCGGCGCCGGTGTTCTGACCGGCGGAACCCTTGCCAGGGCTGTCGCTGCGCTGTCCGCCCCCTTTACCACCGCCGCCGTCTTGTTCTCCCTTTTGCCCCTTGCTGCTGTCGGATTGCTGCTGACTCTGCGAAGGCGCGTCGGGATCTTGCTGCGAAGATTTCTCCGGCGGTTCTCCCTTGCCCGGCGTCTTGTCGCGTGGCCGGTGGGCGCTATCCTCCATCGGCGAGGGAGGACTTTTTTGGTCGTCGCTGCCGTGGCCGCCGCCGGCGTCGCCTTGCGTGTTGTCGTCGCCGCTACCGCCTTGTTGATCCTGCTGCTTTTGGTTGTTGCCGGACTGTTGCTTTTGTTGCTCATCTTCGGGGCCCCGGCCGGCGCCCCCCTGCCCTTGCTTCGCGTTTGGCTTGTTGCCGGGTTGCTGCGAAGCGTTTTGTTCGTCGCCCGTCTGTTGCTGGTCCAAGGGTTGCTTACCCTGTTGAGACTGCTTCTTGTCGGGCGCGCCGCTACCGTTCGGCTGGCCCGATGGATCTTGTTTGTCGGTCGGCGCCTTGCCTTGCTGCTGATTGCCGGAGGCACCTTGCTTTCCGTCGGGCTTCTGCTGTTGCGATTGCTTGCCGGCGCCTTGTTGACCGTTCTTGCCGTCCTGGTTGCCGCTTTGCTCGTTCTCTTCGTGATCTTGCTTTTGCTGCCCGCCCGCTGCGCCTGACTTCTCGGGTTGGCCTTGCTTTGGATTCTTGTTGCCGTCGGGCGATCCACCCTGCCCGTTCGCCTTTTGCTGCTGGTCCTGCTCACCAGGCGCGTTCTGATCACCGGCCGCGTTCGGGTCACGGTTCTGATCCGGCTTGCCCTGGGCGCCCTGCCCTTTTTGTCCTTGCTGCTTCAGGCCGTTTTGCTTTTGGTCGGGCTGTCCTTCCTGATCCCCCTGCTGTCGATCGTCTATGCCCGGCTGCGTTTGATCCTGTTGTTGTTGCGCACCGCGCTTTCCGGCTGACTTCTTGTTTTGATCGTTGGCGCCCTGCTGCTTGGGATCGCCCCCGTTCTCATCACCGGCTTGTTGCTGGTCGGCTCCGGATCGCTTTTCGCCATTCTTTGGTTGTTGCCCGGTTTGCTGATTGCCGCCGCGGTTTTGATTCTTGCCCTGCTGCGCGCCCTTGCCCTGTTCGGCGCCGCCTTGCTGGTTGGCGCCGCCCTGCTGGTTGGCGCCGTTCTGCTGATTTTCGCCCTGCCCTTGTTGTTCCTGCGGCTGACCCGGCTGATTCCGGCCCGCATTATTGGATCGTTGATTCTTCTGCCCCCGGTTGTTGCTGCCCGGCTGGTTTTGCGCGTTCTGCGCATCGCTGCCCTGCTGCTCCTGGCCGCTCTGCTCACCGCCGGACTGGTCTTGCGCGCCTTGCTGGCCGGTGCCTTGCTGGCCTTTGCCGTTTTGTTGTCCTTTGCCGCGTTGCTGGCCGCCGGACTGATTCTGATTTTGCGAGCCGCCTTGCTGACCGCCGTTCTGTTGTCCAGCGTTTTGTTGGCTGCCGCTTTGCTGATTGCCACCACCTTGCTGTTGCTGTCCGCCGCCCTGTTGGCCGCCCCCTTGGTTGCCTTGTCCGCCTCCTGACTCATTCCCTTGTTGGCCGCCGCTGGGATCCTGCTGCTCGTTTTGACCCTGGTTGTTCTGTCCCTGATTGCCCTGGGTCTGATCCTGTCCCTGGCCTTGTTTTTTCTGGTTGCCCCCCTGCCCTGGCTGCTGTTGATCTCCTTGCTGGCCGCCGCCTTGTTGCTGGTTCTGTTGATCTTGGTTGTCTTGCGCTTCGCCTTGTTGCCCTTGGTTCAGCTGATCTTGATTCCCTTGCGGCTGGTTCTGCTGCTGATCGGGTTGCTGGTCTTGAGGGTTCTGCTGCTGGTCGTTTTTCTTTCGATCCGGCTTGCGCTGATCCTGCTTCTTCTGCGGCTGCTTGTTCTGCGCGTCTTGCTTTTGGTTGTTTTGATCGGCGCGAGGGACATCCTGGTCCGGCTTGTTCTGCCTCTTCTGTTGCTCCTCGCGCATGCGGTTCTGGATTTTGTCGAACGCCGTGCCCGGATCGGCATCCGGGTCGACGCGACGATCTTCGGGCGCTTCGGGCGGCCGCTTGCCTTGTTTGTTGTTCGGCTCTTCGGTCCCCTTGTTCTTTTGCGGCGCGGACTCTCGGTCCTGCTCGTTCGCGCCAGGGCGTTCCGGATCGCGCTCTCCACTCGGGCGACGCTCGTCCTGCGGTTGTCGCTCGTCGGGCCGGCGCTCGGCCGCGGCGTTATCGCCCGCCCGGCGGTTCTGCGGATCGCGGGGCGTCTGGTCCTCGGGCTTGCCACGGCGATTCTCGCGCTCGCGAGGATCGTCTTTGTCGGCCGGGTTGTCGCGCTTCTCACGGTTCGGGTCGTTCTGATCGCCCCCGGGCGGCCGGCGATTGTCGGGATTCTGCTGTGCCGAAGGAGATTGTCCCGGTTTCTGCTCGTCGCGCGCCTGCGGTGGCCGCTCGGGCTTGGGCGTCGCGATGCGCAGCGCGTAATGCGGCGTCTCGACGCGGTTTGGCTCGGGATGTTTGTTGTCGACCGCTTCGGCCCAGTACATCACCGTATCGCCCGGCGATAGCTTGACCTTCTTCGTGTCGAACAGGAACGAAGCGCTGAACGGTCCCGCCTGGGGCGCTGGCAAGAGCGGGTGCTCGACCCTTTGCCCCATTTTCTCGGCCACCAGCGTCACGCCGGCGAGCTTGAAATCCGGATCCATGGCCGATACGGCCATTTTCAAAACTTCGCCCGGCGCCAGCGTGATCTCGGTCGATTGCGTCACCTCGGGCTCGGTGAACCGGATATCCGGCGGCAGATCGGCCGTGACTTCGATCTTGTAGCGGATCGGCTTGGGATTCTCCGCGCCGTCGGCGTTCACGAAGTGCAACTGATAGCTGGCGTATTCGGCCTCGGTGGTCCCTTTGCGCAACTGCAGCGGAAACGTGATCGACGCCTGCCGGTCGTGAACTTGCATCGGCAAGTCACGGGTGCCGTCGCATTCAAAATCGACAAACGCCGACGAAATCGTGTCGTTGGCCGACGCCTCGATCGTGACCCGCGTTCCCTCCAAGCCCGCCAGGTCCCCCTGGCGTTCGACCGTGCGGCGGGTCATTTCGGTGTAGGCCGGATAGTCGTACGTCACGCGATCAACGACGATCGACGGCGTTTGCAGCATGCGCACGTGGAAGCGGCGGCTCGTGGCATCGCCGGCCTTGACCCAATAGTCGAGATCCTGCTGCAAGCCGCCGGCCGATGGGGGCAGTTCTCCGGTGAACGTGAAGCCGTCGCCGTTCATCGGCACGGCCTGATCGACCATCTGGCCGTCGGCGGTTGAGTAGTAGAGCGTGACTTCTTCGCCTGACCGCAGCCCGTTGACGGTGGTCGAGACTTTGACGAAGCCCTCGCGGAATATCTTAGTGCTACCGGGGTCGACCGAAGTAATCTCGACACGCGTCGGCGAAGGAATATCGGCCCAAGGCGCAATCACGCGCTCGAACGAGCGGAGCGGATCTTTCGGCGATGCCACCTTATAGATCGCGCACAGGGCGACCACGCCCAACAGGACCCAGGCGAGGATCACGAGCTTCGTCCGATCGACGGCATGCTCGATCGTGACCTGCGACAACCGCGTAGCGGCCTGCTGCTCGATCGCGGACATTACGCCCGGCGCGACCTTTTCGCCCCGTTCGCGCAGGAGCAAAAAGTTCACCAGGCTGTTTTTCAATGTCGGCCGGCTCTCTTCGATGGCATGCGCGGCGTAGACGGGATTGATCCGCCGGAACACAAGCGGCACCAGGATATAGCCGGTCCAGACGACCGAGGCCGTCAGGCAGATAGCCCAGGCGAGCGTTCGGCCCGTGTAACCGAGCCCGCCGGTAAACAGCCAATGGTCAACGAGCGCGGCCGCCATCAGATAGCCGAGCACGCCGGCCAATAGAACGAGGATGGCGCTGGCCAGGTCGACGGCGCGAACCTGGCGCCGCGTCTTCCGTAATTGCTTGTCGATGTACTTGTCGTAGTCGACGTGGCGGACGGTCGTCCGCGTGGCCGGTTCGCGTGCCTCGGGCGTTCCTGATACTGTCGCCATCGACTCTCTTCCCGAATCGGTCGCCGCCGCCGAAAATCGCTTGCCGGACTTCTCGACCGCGCTCCTCTATTCGCTTGGGGGCGCCGACGGACGCATTTTCGACGGTCGGCCGCCATCGCCATCATATCACTTCACTCTTCATTATAGACGTCGGTACGGCGGAAATGATTCCCACGGAATTGCCGGGATTGGGCCTTTCCTGACCGAAAAGCTGGCCCAGATTGCGACATCGTAACCCCACCGATAAGCTGACTTTCCGAGGCCGCTTCTCCCCTGCCTTACCCCACCCTAGGATGCCCACCCTATGGCCACTGCCGCCGCGACGGTCGACGTAATCCTGATGCACCGCGACGACAACGTATGCATCGCCGCACGCGACCTGGAGCAAGGAACCGAGGTTACGGCCGGCCCCACGACCGTAACGCTGACCGGTCGGGTGCGACTGGGGCATAAAATCGCGCTTGCAGCGATTCGCAAGGGCGAGCGGGTGATCCGCTACGGCCAAACCATCGGTTTTGCCACGACCGACATCGACCCGGGCGATTGGGTACACGTTCACAACTTGACGGCCGGTGAATTTGCCCGCGACTACGCGTACGCCAGCGAGATTCCGCCCGAGCCCGCCGCGATCGAGGGACGCACGTTCCAGGGCTACCGCCGCGCCGACGGCCGGGTGGGCACGCGCAATTATCTGGCCGTGATCTCGACCGTGAATTGCTCAGCGTCGGTCAGCAAGTACATCGCCCAGCGGTTCGATCGCGAACTGCTGGCCCGCTATCCGAACGTCGATGGCATTCTGCCGCTGACGCACAAAGGAGGCTGCGGGCTGCAATACGGCGGCGAAGATCACGAGCAACTGAACCGCGTCCTGGCCGGTTTTGCCAAACACCCAAACATTGGCGGCTACCTGCTGATCGGGCTGGGGTGCGAGACGGGCGCCATGTCGTACCTGGTCGAAAACGGCGGACTGGTGCAACTGGGTGCGCAGCCGCGCAAGCTGCCGCCGATTTTCAACCTGCAGGATTGCGGCGGCACGACCAAAACTTTGGAAGCGGCGCAGCGGCAGATCGCCGCCATGTTGCCGCAGGTGAACGACATTCGCCGGCAATCGATTCCGGCCAGCGAAATCATCCTGGGCATGAACTGCGGCGGATCAGACGGCAACTCGGGCATCACGGCCAATCCGGCACTCGGCGCCGCCAGCGACATGATCGTCGGAGCTGGCGGAACGTCGATCCTCACCGAAACGCCGGAGGTGTACGGTGCCGAGCATTTGCTCACACGGCGCGCCCGGACCCGCGCGATCGGCGAAAAACTGGTCGAGCGTATCCACTGGTGGGAGCGATACACCGGCGCGTTCGGCGCCAAACTCGACAACAACCCTTCCCCGGGCAACAAGGACGGCGGGCTGACCACGATCTACGAAAAATC
Protein-coding sequences here:
- a CDS encoding Gldg family protein, whose product is MNLNVISAIFRRNFFSYFANPTGYVFICVYVLLSSFAAFWPNEFFNSNLANLDQLNKYLPYILLVFIPAITMSIWAEERRQGTDELLLTIPANDLDVVLGKYLASVAIFSVALLFSLFCNFVVLARLGSPDLGLFTATYVGYWFVGLAMLAVGMVASFLTGNLTVGFVLGALFNAPLAFASSAEVIMPPKLAQAVKGWSLASQFRDFGRGVISLSSVGFFLLIVVAMLYLSMLLIGRRHWQGGKDGKSMSGHYFVRAVSLVLAAAGIVLISQRFDRRLDISSEELSSLSPKTRALIKDLDPKHPVQIDAYISPTVPESYVETRLNLLSALREFEAANRSKIIVNIHDTEPLSENADRAEQQFGIVGRRVLSRARGAITEDEIYLGLACTSGLNKVVIPFVNRGIPVEYELARSVCTVSQQKRKRIGVLTTDAKLFGGFDQQTFRPTPEEPLIEELKKQYDVVQVSADAPINETYDALLAVQPSSLGQEQMNNFIDVVRRGQPTAIFEDPFPLLAHGVPATSAEKQPAGGMMGMQQRPMPKGNIQPLWDLLGVDFSAAQVVWQDYNPFKKFLEFPIEFVFVDTGLDANRVFDQQDAITSGLQMLLFAFPGYVQKLNASPLEFEELVKTGTKTGTVAYDQILMPAFFGSGGGLNPNRRWIGTGQEYTIAARIHGKPNAPPQADGADKDAAAKVPEINVVLVADIDPLYRDFFELRAQGNDPDRELNLNADDVTFVLNTLDELAGDDRFIEIRKRRPQHRVLSRIEDRMDSAREASIQKRKKFNEEYDQAIAKAQQALSDKVEELKKQGGDTKSMLQQVAMAQAAGQAKLDRDTADLKKKRDAEIASIDKDLARQVRSVQDWYKLWAVILPPILPLLFGLAVFFNRRAKEREGVARSRLRT
- a CDS encoding ATP-binding cassette domain-containing protein, whose amino-acid sequence is MSQSPTKGQPGPAMIEALGLSKFYGDFAATRDVTFKIHQGEVVAFLGPNGAGKSTTMKLLTGYLAPSAGSARIAGHDMATDRLAGAARLGYLPENGPLYPDMTPRTLLEFFADARGLSAAHKRERIAAVIDQCALGAVIGKAIGKLSKGYRQRVGMAQVLLHEPDVLILDEPTAGLDPNQIREVRETIRRLGENKTILLSTHILQEVDAMCSRVLFIDEGRLRYDGTPADLTSDGKPLDEHFHELTTSEA
- the nadB gene encoding L-aspartate oxidase; translated protein: MADPTPRYLVPFHPKRVPHHFTDLLIIGGGLAGLRAALAADPRLSVLVITKDSIRQSNSNYAQGGIAGVLDPEDRFENHVADTLRAGGDLCDEGVVEMVVREAPERIHELIAWGAKFDEESGALALGREGGHSHDRIVHALGDATGREVMRAVIERVNSLPNLETWQNTCTLDLLTSDGACRGALVWNESHGKTLVWAKQTILATGGAGQVYRETTNPEVATGDGHALAYRAGAELRDMEFMQFHPTVLYIAGSSRNLITEAMRGEGALLVDRNGVRFMPEYDDRVELAPRDVVSRAIVTQMEKTRHPNVYLDLSHLDPKRVRTRFPGIAAVCAEFGIDITRDPIPVRPGAHYMIGGVTVDHEGRTTLPGLWAAGEVTSSGLHGANRLASNSLLEGLVYGAHAGEGASRAAAAIGDDYRAVPLANAAVSDVGEPLDLADIRNSLKSLMWREVGVRRDRTGLAEAAQMIDRWCGYVLNRQFADPSGWQLQNMLCVARLMTGAALARDESRGVHLRTDFPKTDNERWRRHISFRRQ
- a CDS encoding altronate dehydratase family protein, producing MATAAATVDVILMHRDDNVCIAARDLEQGTEVTAGPTTVTLTGRVRLGHKIALAAIRKGERVIRYGQTIGFATTDIDPGDWVHVHNLTAGEFARDYAYASEIPPEPAAIEGRTFQGYRRADGRVGTRNYLAVISTVNCSASVSKYIAQRFDRELLARYPNVDGILPLTHKGGCGLQYGGEDHEQLNRVLAGFAKHPNIGGYLLIGLGCETGAMSYLVENGGLVQLGAQPRKLPPIFNLQDCGGTTKTLEAAQRQIAAMLPQVNDIRRQSIPASEIILGMNCGGSDGNSGITANPALGAASDMIVGAGGTSILTETPEVYGAEHLLTRRARTRAIGEKLVERIHWWERYTGAFGAKLDNNPSPGNKDGGLTTIYEKSLGATAKGGVAPLSGVFLYGEPITTRGFVFMDSPGYDPASVTGLVASGANVVCFTTGRGSCYGCKPTPSIKIATNTPMYERMIDDMDIDAGRILSGTPVEEVGREIFDFILEVASGRKTKSEQHGIGEEEFVPWSIGPTL